The DNA window cgaacccgaccatctctatttCTTATGCGAAAAAGTTGAATGATTCTATAGAAAATAGTAGTATTGTCTGCGTAAAACGTTTAACCCATTCatacccatgttgtttgtggacaacaacgtttttaaacagctataacttttgattgaggcaagatttgctcacaaaaataagtaaggattgtaaatgtgactattgcctttcatttgagtactaacggTTACAAGGATCGGCTCTAGgaatgaagttattgcaattaatctgattggattccattggagcagtgctgccagggacagtttaagttgacgacgtaaaatgaatttttcatatatcttcgttatggcgcaatattattaaaaactgataaaacttatcaatttaaagTAGCTTTGGcaacgttttccacgcaattggactattgtaaatattctagaagaattgtattgagcattagaaggtaaaaattgagcggcttctagcactgcgagggaagcgtCTATCTTTatgaattcgctcaaactttgaagaatttttccgaggcccggagggccgagtcttatataccaatcgactcagctcgacgatttgggacaatgtctgtgtgtgtgtgtctgtgtgtgtgtatgtaacggacaaattctcattcgtgtttctcagcaatggctgaaccgatattatccaaaccaattttaaatgaaagaactaaaaaacagtatgaacgctattaatttgtttttgattcttatgtttagttttcaagatatgaatgtttcaatgtgtaaaaatggcgttttttgcagtttttttaaattatcttccgaaattgacaacatagattaacaatttatatgtttttagacagctttaacgaatacctttcgaacaagctatagaaaatcgttgttgaaatcggactattatcaaaagagatatttaacattaaatgcggacgaaagatttttatcatttccattgccagaaatatgaccaaaaacatgtaatctattattaacgccaaaacggcttattttaggtcaatagtatcttcgaagaatttaatgaaggtaatatgccctttcttttggtattgtgcttttgctgattaatccccctatgagtaagatattttcacaaattttcttggaagtgattatatcgaaattatgtcttcagcaaatttgtagctcttcctttgcgaataactttactgaagactttaaatatctgttttgaatactttaaaagttatggcttgttgtttgttgattactctgtgtcgcctatttattgttcaatatagtaataatccattgaaataagctaaacattatttcgataaatcgaattttatatttcatttttctatctacaatctagaaataatcaccgaacacttccaagttgtctggaaggaacttcataacttatcagtacaaaaatgttcatttgtgcgaaccttctgactgcaatttttctaacttataaccatcggttcgatctgaaacatatcggaaaatgaaaagcgaaataaataactccaagtaacggcgtagccaagagaaggttttggggtttaacaccatacaaaccccccccccccccccctaccacacccaaaaaaatattggattgaagttgaaaatttattgatgctgactgatttaattcaatataacaataacaattatctgatccgtagattgataacctgttgttgtaaacatcatgagaaattttgataaattgtcggaaaggggtcctgatatgtaactgatctattggtcttgatttcacagttgtctaattgcatcaatatcaaattcctgcctgaaaacattccaatagaaaattccagatttctgtaatcaatcataaatcctcagatttcttttcaaattgagctcgcttttgtggagatgtactgtaaaaagggtctttatttaataggaagcgaagttaaaattgatttaatgtctatgaaacataaaacTGCTCACCaagaaaaatgcataactttcaacatttgctaaaaatgtttttgcctttctcattcactctaaaattcgtcaatgtaatcccgacccggagggccgagtgtcatatgccaatcgactgagttcgtcgagatcgaaaaatgtctgtgtgtatgtgtgtatgtagaaaaaaaatgtgacctctgtttctcagagatggctggaccgatttgcacaaattaaAGGTACAACTGTCCCATCGGctgatattgatttttttattgattggacttccggttccggagttacgagttgaagagtgcaatcacacagaaaattcacatataaactgaaatgaaaaaatttcaaaatcaaatttgtatttttgatgccaaatgactttaaaatgcatgaaacattgagatgtttgacaaaaattgacttctctggactttggtacatttttgcctttctcatatagaaaggttatgcaatcactctaaaaatcgtcaatcatacagGCCCGGagagagtatgcagtgaggggttgctgctttaaaattaaaattagtttaaaattccttaacaagttgaaaattttcggcaggacctggacctccagGATCTTTCtctatgatccgccgctggtttcaagcgatgtttcagtatcacatagcatctcaagatcgtggctgttgattcattgtatgtatgtgcaaatcgtactgaacatgtaatattcatttccaccattgtattgaacataaccagccatggaatcgtagtctggacaaatgagacaagcacaattgcaccactaggtggattaaaacaggttttttattttgggaatgcgtcgagttgagacgaaaacgtaatatgattaataacgaggataacactttccgaatgtagagagaaatttatgaaaaatgacgctttccattcgactctagcaggttctgatcgattttgatgagcacttgatttttgttgtatgaccaattatatgtataggtcaaatgtttaaaaacagtaatttatggtcaagatagcatcattttgaaaccgccaatttcggaggtttagtatcttcgatgagttttacaaacgttaaacagcgcatcatttgataaaataattttgacggtatatcgtccaagaagtatttctggtgaattttctcaggttaatattcatgactacaataaagtctcaacaaattcgctagacacgaactctgttactattttctgaaaaattaattctgcataattttaaaacttcaaaaattacggtttcggaattatgccatttggacagtatAATCgattttcaagtaagtagaaacaaagtcgtgctacactcgttcaaaagaaacttcttcgaatgctgaatatctaatataacacattgaaaccccgattttatcagccaaatatgaacatatgtttaatgggctctagcagacgaacaagactgaattcgagtaaatccattcttgagcatgttttccttatcatgaagatatgcgaaatatgcgaaaataaaaagttcatcataatcagaaatagttatcagactacatcaagggacgagaataatattttaacagcttcagtttattataaaggaaaaaaatgcccgatttagtcaatgtccccattttgtcagcctaaaatacaccatgagactgataaaaatgggtctttattgtatcgctgtgtttcacattaataggtacatttcttttttggagatttttttattgcatcgaactacaacaatttttaggtagttttcaaggggttattttatagacttcttccaaaatttggcgaacctattccaattcgtataccaattaattggtatacttaggggtttatatgttgcagatagagaaaatactgaaattttcagcttttttcctccacaatattacgaaagctttttaaacaatttttcctaataagtttgtgaaaattataaactatttgaaattttttaatagttctattttttatttaaccgtgattttttaataaatagtgaccatcgcttcacaacgtagtctatttttcatgacttgcggtgagcacgatctctcgaattgctgaactgaaaattatggaatagaaattaatttttagtattctttacagacccgctggtgccctaagacgatttcgctagattttcagagcactgtgcacccattgcattaacgcaagtgacggaaggttatcgaaaagtttcgtgaaaatgaaaattccagtgatgatgatgattttcccaaacggttcgttatcgtggggtttttatttgttctttggcattaggattagcgataataattcaaatcaaggatactactggaaagtcacctttagaaaaagtcgattttttcgctttcccattgatttggtttgagatttatagcactgatgttgtcctatgctgatttgagcgattctctgagtcctgccactatcccatgtagtatgtgttatcaaaaacatcgcgaagcatcaagttctaaatgttctcaaacgatataatatccgaagagagtgataagagttataagaaatgtctcatcacactgttaggtggattaaaagcgttttgtcGAATATATTCACTTTTTTCAAATCCTAATAAATTATTTTGGGTAAAAAGGTTTGCCCCTAAAGCACAGAACAAGTTGGCCCAAACGTTGTACAAGATCTGAGCAGTGCTAGGAGGTAGGTTATGGCtatgaaattgaataaaatgaacattgaaaaaaaaaattataaatttttttgtttggcCCTGAAAGTTTGAAGACGATTCGTTGaatgaattttgataaaatttttCTTGTGATGCAATTTAATGCAGGGCACCTTTAGGTTACATTTGGAGTAGGAGTGCTAGATCAACAATCTCTTTGCCGCCTTTTCAACAGATTTCCCTATCGATTATTGCAGTAGTGGATAATCGCGGGTCCAATGCAACGATTCTTTCTGGTTGAGACCCGAACAGAGGGTGAAAAAAATTATGTATTAAGTATTATGTCCTGATTTTTGTGGCAATGAACGAAAGTTCGGCGAATTGGCAATTGTCGATTTCGCATGAAATAAAAAAACCGAATTGTACAGGTTTTATTGGCATTGCGAAAAAAAAGATAATCTCATCTATGTGCCAAAATCCTAAAAAGTGTAtctgttccagaattcataaCAAGCTATCCACGCCTTTTCATCGTGCCCAACTGCTATACTGCTTAGTGTGTCAGCACACCAGCCATCTCTCGATCAACTTGATTCGCGATTCGCCAACGAAAATTCCCTATCATCATCATTAGCAATGTGACCACAAAAAATACCAGCGCACCAGACCAGTGATTACCAATTGCAACAAGTGATCAAGCTAATCAGCTTACAACTGGTGATTTCGAGCTTATAGAGCAAATATCGTAATAAGGAATCAAAGCAAAATGTGATGATCGCGGAACTACCGATTAGCACAGTGATCTGCGGGATGACCTCAATTCGACTGCACAAATATGGGTCTATGATTTGGGTTCAATTACACCGAAcccaactttttattttatttaaatcaACGCCAATTTTTTGTCTCTTACTGGTCAAAACACACTTTAAGTAcgcagtgatttttttttaacttaggTCAATCATATTTGATGGATTTAGAATTGAGCTATTGAAAAAATTAGTGAAATAGTTTAGAGCAAGTaaaaatggataaaactatAAACATGAAATTAAAAACTGGTATCTTCAAATATAGTTAGATTGGAATACAAAAAGCGAAAGTAATAGTGAAAAATTAAATTGCTAAATTTCAAACGATTGCCACTAATAGTGGCCCATTCAATCCAGACCCAAACAGTGCAGAACTGAATTGAAACAGCTCCCAAGCTGTTTTATATACGAAAGCGAAtgatataaaataaaagtatagcAACCAGAACCCTAACGCTATTGTTTCGCTTGCAATGGGCACTGTTTCAACTCACCTCCGTTTCCCCTACGCCACTATTCAAATGCTGCTAAGTATAACGGCATTCGCTCCTCATATGAGCAAAGTGCATTATTTTTATTGCCATcatgtataaaatataaaagCAAAGGTCAAGGTTTAAACATTGCTGTTGTTATTTCTCCGACCTTCGACGAACACTTGCCAAAACATCGGAATCGTTGACCGAGAAAATCACACACACCTTTCTACAAGTGAAATCGATTGGATGAAAGGGAAAACTTTTGCTCTATTAGCATGCTCTAGTAAATGAAATCCCTTTATTccctttcatttttttcttgcttCCGAAATTCAATTTCACTCGAAAGACACTTCCAATGCTTCTAGCTTCGTTGCTAAATTGATTCATCCCATGATGGTGGTCGGAGGCCGGTTGGTGGGTGGCTGAGGTGAATCCAAAACGGTTCAGTGGTGATCGTGCTTTTTCTCCGGTTGTTATTGTCGACAATGTTCAGACCGcagcattttcttttttatgacTGCAAGAGAATAATATAATTGATGCTTGAACAAATCGATTATTTTGCATTTGTTTCTGTTATTAAACTGTGAACAAATCAGAAGGAAGAAGACATTGGGAGTAGTAGTGAACGGATCGATTGGCATTCGAAAGCGGTGATTTACTCAGAAAAGTGTTTACTGAAAGAGACTTGATTCAATCAGTAAAGGATTACAATGAGAAATGCAATTTGGAGTTGTTTCTCCTGAAAACAAAATCTGAATCCCAAAGATCATTTCGCACTACAAATGCTGTTTGCTATCTCTTCAGTTTATGAATTCAGAATTCGTGTCCAACAAAAACACACAACATAGAATAAACCTTAATCCTTCCAAACACTATACAACAAAGTAATGCCAACTTATTCCATTCACTCACCGAAGCGCAAACCACACCGCAACACTTGCCAGCCGGTAGCAACCCCACCGCCATCGCCAAGGCCAAGTTCAGCATAGCGCCAGTCTGTCTCGCCGAGCCGGAGAGCAGCGCAGCCACCAACCAAAACCGGCACGAGCGCGGTTGATCGTATCCAATCGTGCATTGCGAACGAATCCATCGAATAGCTGGTGGCCGTGGCGTGTGGCGACAAGGAAAGGGGCCGTGAAACAAGCGCATATTTAGCGGAATTGGGCTTTTACACTCTCCGGCTAGCTGGGGCGGGGATCTGGCACCGCACTTGCggtcacggccccacgggatcTTTGGGGTACTATTTTTTCttgttgttgtcgttttttTCCTAACAAAACAAGCGCAAGATTTATTGTAAGCAGTATAAAAGTTGAAGATCTATCGCCGATCGATGGCAGTAGCAGTTTGAGGTTTTCGGAATATCGAACGGTTTTGCGTTATTCTGCATTCACGTGCCCGTTAGTGACCAATGTAAGTGCCCGAAACAGTGCCCAAGTCCAGTAAAATGACCTATTTGGTGTATGGTGTTGCGATCAGTGCGATGTTGGTTACCGCGTTCGGAGCCTTCACCGATCACTCGAAGAAGATCTGCATCAACAAGTACAGTGTCACCTGTTTGAAGCTGGAAATCGTATCCTTCCTGGAGCGGATATCGGACCAGTCCGAGTACAACCTGATGTCCGGAGTGAGCGTGGTACGGGACTCGGATTCGAATGTGACAAAGACGGCAGAAATTATTGCCGAGGTGTCCAGGATTTTTCCCAAGGACCCGAACAAAAGACTGGATGAGTTTTTGATCGTAAAGTTGAACGATTATTTGAAAAGTCACTCGCTGCGGTTGAAGCTGATGGACGGGGAAGCCATGGAGAAGGCACGGGATTTGTTCGAGGGTCGCAAGGGGAAGAAGGGCAAGAAGGGTGGACTGGAGGCGATGATTGCCGCTGCTATGATGATGAAAGGTAAGTGTAGTTTATGTGTGAGGTGAGATATAAAATTACTCAAAGAAAAGTTCCAAATAAAATGGTTGATCCACAATCGAGgctatgaaaatgtaaatcataTTTCTAAAAAGTACCGTCAAACGGGGTTACTGCAACACTTCAAAGCGGTATAACTAAAAATGCTGTAACATtagaataattttcaatatgtaCAAGCGCTAATGGGAGTATAAAAACTACTAAATGGTATTTTACAAATCAAAGCATCATTCCCTGTTTTCACGATGGCCAAAAATTATGCCTGTTGCAAGTAACTTCGCatatggggtaacttgcaacacatgaacttcattgaagtctattgctgtatatttttgtttacctttAGTACATTGACCAAATGTACGATAATTTGGATACCCATGTTATTTACAAAGAACAGCGACCAAATGTACTATAATTtggatgcccatgttgtttataatcaacaacgtttttgaacaGCGGGAACATTCGATTTATTCAAGAAATTCGTATGAAAGGCTAGCTAACAGGGTTTTAACCCTTCATTTCAGAACTAGTAAGTAACAAGTATTATCCATAGAactataacttcagttctatcgCAATTAACGTGATTAGATTCCACTGGAACAGTGCAGTGAAACTATCAGTGAACGGCGAGAACTAAATTATACTACATCTTTGTTGTCTTCAGATATTATTGATAACAGATAACCTATTAATTTACACTGTCAACGACTatcttttccatgcaattggactattataAATGCTAGAACAATCCAGTTGAGTCAGTGGTGGATCCAGGGGAAGGgttctgggggtccggaccttcccgaatttttttatctcattgagaaattttaaaatagtttctattttaaattcattctaaattccaaatcattccaaaccagattccaaaactgattttaaaaaGAGGGGTATtagatattacgtattgtacattgaatatttcaaaatcgaagTTGAGTTGAGTATAAGATAGAAATTGAGAATTTTCTAGTATTGCTAGAGAAGCAAGTTCACGTAAAGACGACTTCCTGGTACTGTTCTGTATTTAAGGAGCATTTTCATATTCTAGTTGTAGGTTATACCtttaaaatttgattcaaaatgCTATACAGACTATTATTTGAAACGCTCAATCAGCCAGATGGCTAGAGTCATAATAGTAATAAGACAAAATACTGTTGCATGTTACCCCACATGGGTAGTTAATATAGTTAAATCGTTATCTTGCATATATTTGAGAGGGTAAACAAACATGTATCAAACAGTAACGTTTGTTGTTGTATACTCGATCTGtacgtaagagatacaaatgaaATGCTCTTATCATTGAAGTGGACCAAAGCACGACATTTCagtttgtttttattgaaatatctcgaaataCAGAAGATTACCCTGTCGCGCTAAAGAAACCGAAAATAATGACTGGTAGTACAtgattatcttttttttttttttattcatttcgtttatttgataggcacaaatgcgttagcttggcggtgccaaatgcttttgtttttacattttgtatatcttaaaactaggaggttacaatgttgaaatatttttttacaaaggaaaagaaagtttacagctatcttaagactagaaataagattcaatatacaaaagagggccaaaagatttttttatgaaaaaatttaaaacaagggattcactttgatatacaagagggggagtaatagtattttacgaaatattttacggttatcttaaaactaacaatatagtttagtacacaaaagggggaacaaatatttatgagaaatttcacagaaatcttaaaactagggattcaattctatttacaagatggaggacaagagtttcaataaagagtaaaaattatagctatcttaaaactaggaatacagaatactaatttgaattttttaactaaaacttatgcttggtcaagatattcaaagggtggcttatttccgcatcagtgtagcagcagttgtatcaaggacaggggagagacagggaaagaagagcaaaacttgcaacagcggggggggggagggggatcagcgtatcaaatttgcgcctcagtatagtaagtcgtcgagtaccggattggcggatggtattcttcggacccgcggggaatctttcaaaagtcatcggacctcgagtcgctctcgcttcagtttccttctatgcaggcgtagtggtaagggcgatggcggttacatagtggcactctggagctgatcggttccacaaggcaggaggaaactctaaaaacgagaaataaaagagaggggctaaattgggatatttatcgtttttatgaaggtataaataagggacatataggggaaatcacgagttgccagcatatctcggactggtacattgggtggtctaccacgggcccgaagggattcctttaactgagacctggcgtcacaatacccggcgcacacccagacaacgtgttcgatgtcgtgatagccctcgtcacaagcgcacagactactctccgcaagcccaatacgccgcaaatgcgcatccatggtgtagtgattggacattagtcgggacattacacgaataaaatcccgacccacatccatccccccgaaccaaggcttcgttgatacctttgggataatcgaatgtagccatcgtccaagttccccattgctccacgaggtttgccaactgttgagcgtcctctgacgacaagtactaaaaaattcgttgaagcagattggtctttcgtatatgtcaccatttaatgcgcccacctttgctaatgagtcggccttttcattgcccgggatagaacaatgagaggggacccaaacaaaggtaatctgataagatttttcagataacgtacacaaggactcctgtatcttccccagaacatacggtaattgctttttaggcttcaccgcacgaagagcctcgatagagctgaggctgtccgaaacgatgaagtagtgatctgtgggcagagtgtcgatgatcccaagggtgtactgaattgcagctaactctgcgacgtaaactgaagcgggatcattgagcttgaatgaagcggtgatagtattgttgaagataccgaagccagtggacccatcgagatttgatccgtcagtgtaaaacattttgtcgcagtcgacttctcggaatttattataaaatatattggggatcacctgcgggcgtatatggtccgggattccacgaatctcttccttcatggatgtgtcgaagaatacagtagaatcagaagtatctaggaaacggacacggttgggattgtacgaagaaggattgatgctctgtgccatgtagtcgaagtacatggacataaaacgggtttgagaattaagctcggcgagcctctcgaagttttcaattaccaacgggttcagaatgtcgcatcggatgagcaatcgatatgagagttcccaaaatcgattttttagcggaagaacgcccgccagcacttcgagactcatcgtatgggtcgagtgcatgcaacccaaggcaatgcgcaagcaacgatactccagtttgatgaagtgtatgttcgcagcggagcggaaacagaaacacccgtactccatcaccgacaatatcgttgtttggtacaacctgatcaggtctcctgggtgagcaccccaccatgttccagttattgttcggagaaaattgatcctttgttggcatttctgtttcagatacctaatgtgacatccccaggtacctttagagtc is part of the Topomyia yanbarensis strain Yona2022 chromosome 1, ASM3024719v1, whole genome shotgun sequence genome and encodes:
- the LOC131694930 gene encoding uncharacterized protein LOC131694930, which produces MTYLVYGVAISAMLVTAFGAFTDHSKKICINKYSVTCLKLEIVSFLERISDQSEYNLMSGVSVVRDSDSNVTKTAEIIAEVSRIFPKDPNKRLDEFLIVKLNDYLKSHSLRLKLMDGEAMEKARDLFEGRKGKKGKKGGLEAMIAAAMMMKGTLGAIALGTLALIAGKALMTGLLALTLATIVGLKSLAGGGGGGGHKSTTYEIVAKPVYSHAETEEISHHHGDFGGATAGWKRSQRLVQPEYYAHEGH